A DNA window from Syntrophorhabdaceae bacterium contains the following coding sequences:
- a CDS encoding energy-coupling factor transporter transmembrane component T: protein MIISLFQDRDSWLHRLDPRTKMIGTIMLFAMTLSFNDPLYVAFITAAIVCTAVSAHAIGALWKLRLILMLLVLFSVALWPFFAEGPTTLWSWRSLKVSRESLLFGVAMGLRLATFVITGLLLLATTRNEEMTNGLIKMKLPYPVAFALSTALRLVPTFAGAGATIVEAQVSRGLDLESKNPALRMGKLIPLAVPMFISAIRYTNLLAMALESKGFTPDAARTLYYEPVMKTRDWAILASLSILVALCLYLRLGLDLGVVMAGRM, encoded by the coding sequence ATGATTATCTCCCTCTTCCAGGACCGCGATTCGTGGCTTCACCGCCTCGATCCGAGAACCAAGATGATAGGAACGATCATGCTTTTTGCCATGACCCTCTCCTTCAACGATCCTCTCTATGTGGCGTTCATTACCGCGGCAATAGTATGCACGGCAGTCTCGGCCCATGCGATCGGCGCCCTGTGGAAACTCCGCCTCATCCTCATGCTCCTGGTACTGTTCAGCGTGGCGCTCTGGCCGTTCTTCGCGGAGGGACCGACTACCCTGTGGTCGTGGCGGTCCCTGAAAGTGAGCCGGGAGTCCCTCCTCTTCGGCGTTGCTATGGGCTTAAGGCTCGCCACCTTCGTAATAACCGGCCTTCTGCTCCTCGCCACGACCCGAAATGAAGAGATGACCAACGGGCTCATTAAAATGAAGCTGCCCTACCCGGTAGCCTTTGCCCTATCCACGGCACTGAGGCTTGTACCCACATTCGCGGGGGCGGGGGCGACCATCGTGGAAGCCCAGGTATCACGAGGCCTCGACCTCGAATCAAAGAACCCCGCCCTGCGTATGGGGAAGCTCATCCCCCTCGCGGTCCCTATGTTCATCTCCGCCATCCGCTACACCAATCTTCTCGCCATGGCCCTTGAATCAAAGGGGTTTACTCCCGATGCGGCCCGTACCCTCTATTACGAGCCGGTCATGAAAACGCGTGATTGGGCGATCCTCGCTTCTCTCTCGATTCTTGTCGCCCTCTGTCTCTATCTGAGGCTGGGCCTCGATTTGGGCGTGGTTATGGCCGGAAGAATGTAG